One part of the Quercus lobata isolate SW786 chromosome 7, ValleyOak3.0 Primary Assembly, whole genome shotgun sequence genome encodes these proteins:
- the LOC115953480 gene encoding non-specific lipid-transfer protein 1-like, whose product MASLNFACVLFLCMIAIVPIAQASITCAQVSNNVLQCVTYLRGTGASPPPANCCQGVKNLNGMAKTTPDRQSACNCLKTAASEISGLNPTLVANLPKNCGVNIPYKISTSTDCSKVK is encoded by the exons ATGGCTAGCCTTAACTTTGCATGTGTGCTTTTTTTGTGCATGATAGCTATTGTACCCATTGCCCAAGCCTCCATAACATGCGCTCAAGTTTCAAACAATGTTTTGCAATGCGTAACCTACCTTAGGGGTACTGGTGCGTCTCCTCCACCTGCAAACTGTTGCCAAGGGGTTAAAAACCTCAACGGCATGGCCAAGACCACACCTGATCGTCAGTCCGCTTGCAACTGTTTGAAAACCGCAGCTAGTGAAATTTCTGGACTCAACCCTACTTTAGTTGCTAACCTCCCTAAAAATTGTGGAGTTAATATTCCTTACAAAATCAGCACCTCCACCGACTGTTCAAA AGTGAAGTGA